The Lepidochelys kempii isolate rLepKem1 chromosome 2, rLepKem1.hap2, whole genome shotgun sequence genomic interval CAGCCACTTTGAAAAGCTGCCAGGGAACCTCGTGAGAGAGATGGCCTGGAGCCCAGGGCTTAACGAGCATGACTGGAGCCCAGCCTGGGAAAGAGCTGGGTGGCACAGGCTGGATGCCAGCCCTCAGGGTGGCGGGCAGCGGGGCCCAACCCCGGGACAGGCACTCAGGCCTATGGGATGGGTGCTCCCTCCAGGAGAGGGAAGCTACAtgcagggggggggggcgcaggtagtggaatggggagggggaggggctttgTGCACGGGGCAGGGACAGTGTGTGGGGAGGCTAGAACAGGTCCGTGGGGGGCATGGGGCCCTGCTGGGCATCCCTGCCATGGGCCAGAGCCCATGTGGCATCACCACGTCAGGTGTCCATGCACTGGGGGCGTGATCGCTGCCTTATCAGAGTCCCAGACCCCTTGTCTACGGGGAGCTCTTCCAGCTGCTCTGGCAGCCCATCCATCCCACAAGccttccaggagggagggggcgggggaaagccACGTCCTCGTCCTCGCagggattcaaagagggagaggagacaaaagggcggggagcgtaacagaccttttgagcacACAGGttatacagatcactgctgctccgaCAGCGCCGCGAACCGCCCCCCTTGGCGGGCCGGGGGAACCCGCTGTCTGGGAGGGAGCGGAGTCAGGGGACAGTGCAGAGGAGGGGTATTGGGAACCTCGGCCCTCCCCGTCCCCGCACGGCGGGAGTTGCCCAGGGACACCGtcccacctgccctgccccctacctTCTGGGCAGTGCTGCCGGGCCATGCACACCCAGTGCGGGAGGCTGTCGAAGGAGAGCTGGCTCTGGACGCTGTACACCAGCAGCACAGCGTCTGTGCCCCGGTAGTAGCAGCTGCTCAGGGAGAGGAACCTTTCTTCACCGGCCGTGTCCCACAGGGAGATCTGCACACAGCAGAGAGCAAGGCACtggcagcctgtggaactcactgccacatgaacTTGGCTAGACAAACGCTGTGGCTGGAGTCTGTAAGCCGGCTGGGTTAGATGGTAAAGATCTCGGGCTGCAGGGCCTAAACCGCCTGGCTTGTGGGTGTGCCAGGGACATGCCACAGACAGCACTGCCCAGCCGGCTGGTTTCATCTCCCTCAGGACGCCGGCAGGATACCAGGCAAGATGGGCCCAGAGCCCCACGTGCTGTGGTGAGTGGAGCGAGAGTCCAGAGAGGGACTCAGAAAAACCAGCTCATTTACAGAGCATCGTGATTCAACTCCAGGCCCTCTGCCAGCCCGGCCCCCCAACCAGTGGGGACCACCAAGGCTCCCAGCCAACAcaagcccagccctgagccgctACCTGAGGGTGGGATGCTGTCGCCTAGCAACTCCCGACAGCCGATTAACCCCTTTGTGGTGTCGCTCCCCAGAGCGGGACAGTCTGGGTGCCCGTGGCAGGGCCCGGCGGCTACCATGGTGCTGCTGCAAGGAGTCTCGCTGGTGTGGCCCAGACacacccggccctggggggagggggagggacaggcCCACAGCCACATACCTGGGCCAGGCGGGGGGCTTGGGGGAGGCTGAGCTGCATGGTCCTCTCGCAGATGGCCAGGTGCTCGGTGGGGGCGTGGGCCCCCTGCAGGAAGCGCCCTGCCCGGACGTGGTGGAACAGGGTGGtcttccccaccccaaagtcCCCCAGCAGGATGAGCTTGAACTTCAGCCCGGGCAGGGGCACAGTCGCCATCACAGTGCGGGGGCTGGCTCCCTCCAGCAGCCGTGGGTGATAAGTGCCCAGGCCTGGCCCAGGGGCTCCATTCCCCGGCAGGACCCGTCCCGCTGGGCCACGGGCAGGCAGACCTAGCAGGGCTGCAGCCGGAgggaaggagaaagcagggaATGGAGCATGTTTCCccagctggggcccaggctgcTGTATGCTGGGGGAACCCCACACCCCCCTCActgccagctccagccccagggggcCCACCCCACAGACAGTGAATGCCTCTAGCTCTCCCCAGGGCAGGAACCTTCCCAGCACACCGCAGCCCGACCCTGTAGGGACTCAGTCCCTGGGccctctgccccttgggaaggcATCGTTAGCTCCCTGAGAGGGCGTGGTGTGAAATTCGGCACCTCCAGCGACTCCGGCCCCTAGCCCTGCTCTGGAgcactggggccagcactgactgctgGGGAGAGAGCCCCCTGTCGAGCCCCCTGTTCAGCTCCCCGTCGCCCCAGGCGTGCCCTCACGCAGTCACTCTGGGAGCAGGGACGAGCGGGGCCTGGGCTGCTCTGTCCTCCAAGCGGGGAGTGCCAGGGGAGAGGGTCCAGCAGGCCTCGCCTGGCGCAGCTCTCTGATACAGGGACTCTGAGCTGGGATGTAATGGGGCCCCCTCGGGGCTCCAGTAGCGGCtggtacccccagccagagtgtttgctttctgcatcacaggggggcggggggagggctggggcagctgactgagcagggcagggggaggttcGGCAAAGCTAAGAGGGGGTTCCTCTACCTTGGCCAGGATCTTGCTGTGCCCACAAGGGAGCTTGCCAACTGCTTCCTGGTGCGTTGGAGAAGAGCCTGGGGAGGAGCTAATGCACCTGGCACACCCCTCCCAGCAGGGCAGTCACATGCGGTCACAGTGCAGTAAAAAAGGAGGGTGGGGCCCCCTTCTCCATAAAGCCTCCACAGGCAGAAAACCCTGGTTTCCCCCCGCAGCCCTGACACCCACTCCacagcctggggcagggcccaaccctgctctgtgcctcagtttcccccgtgcAACCTGGAGATGTCCCCATCCCACCCGCCAGGGGCTGCATGGGTTAACATCTGTCCAGCAAAGAGCTCCAATCCTCGCAGACTGGAGAGCTACCCACCCCAGTGACACCGGCTTGCCTGTCTGTCTGGTTGACCCAGGTGGGGGATGAAGGTGACCAGCCGCTCCTGCCCCCTGGGCCCCACtgcattcagcccctgccccctcttgCTGATCAGGGAGCTGTCTGCACTGCCAGGGAACTGCACTCACGGGGAAAACTGCATATGCACACCCATCCCCCCTTGAtctgctctgccctgctcctGCTTTCACCCATTTGCTCTTTGATGGTTCAGTGCCACCAGAGAGGGAACTGAGCGCTGCATTCATAAACTGGAGAGGCCCCCTGGAGGGAGCTCGGGCTCCGTTCCAGGCTTGGCATCTCTGCCTGCGCGGCGGCTCATCACAGTGGCAGATGCAGCCGGGACAAGACCCCCCTCTTCCCCTGACTTACTCCATCGTGGCCGGTGAGATGTTCAGCTGCTCCTGCCCAGGTGTGAACCACTGGCCCAGGTGGGAGGCCTGCGTCACCAAGCTGTCCTGTTCTACCCACTGGCGGATGGAGCGCAGGGCATTCCCAGAGCCAGCCTTGCATAGAAGGCAGCATGGCCTCATTTGCCTCCCCTGCCACCATCCTGCTCTCTGCGTCCCCCACGTGCTCAGCCAgctattggggggaggggaactgaaCTCCGGCAGCTGGGCTTGGCCTTGTCATAGGCACAGCGCTGCAGCCAGGTCTGCCAGCACGCCCCAAACGTGCCCTGTACCCTGGCTTAGGACGGGCGCTGCAAGGGACTTTCTGCTGATGGTGGttccccagctcctgctgctgctcccacccgCACTTTGCCACACTCCTTCCTCTCGTGTGTTACAAGGGCTGCTTTgcacagctcctccccagcagaaTGGGCAGAGACGCACGTAGCCACCCCACTCCTGCAAGCCACATACGAGTGACAGCAGAAATTCTACCCCACACGTGGTCCTGCTCTTTTAACTCTTTTGGCACAAATCAACAATAGCAGATGGTTACTTACCTGTCTGGTAACTTGTTCTTCGAGGTGTGGCTGCAGGCACGTATCCCGCGCTCATGCACCAAAGCTGGAGAAATCCGCCTAGCAGCACGCATGGGCAGTGCTCACGCCCCTCCCCGGCTCTAGAAGGGCAGAGATGCCATGTCCCCTCTGTTCCTTTGCACCAAACCCCAGGCTGGAGCCTCCGAtgcagagggggtgcagggtgggccGTGGAATACGTGTCTGCagccacatctcgaagaacagctCCAACGCAGGTGAGTAACAGTCTTTTCCTCTTCGAGTGCTTGCGGACGTGTATTCCCAGGGCTCGGAGTCGATTTACACAGAGACTGCAGAACTGCCTTTCCAAAGCGTGCGTCAGCCCGAGAAGCCGTGGTGATAGCGTAGTGTCTCGCAAAGGTGTGCGCTGAGGGCCACTTGCAGCCCTGCGGCCATCCACTCGGGGAAACATCTCTAAGAAACGCTATTGATGTTGCTCGAGCGCTCGTCGAATGAGCCCGTAACGACTTTGGGGGCGTAATCTGAGCTGCTCCAGAAGCTGCGGCAA includes:
- the LOC140906271 gene encoding ras-related protein Rab-7a-like, whose protein sequence is MATVPLPGLKFKLILLGDFGVGKTTLFHHVRAGRFLQGAHAPTEHLAICERTMQLSLPQAPRLAQISLWDTAGEERFLSLSSCYYRGTDAVLLVYSVQSQLSFDSLPHWVCMARQHCPEAPIFLLGNKTDLEPCLPEDKAEKFSVEHRIAGRFNVSAKTGRVGLPPLPHAAGELGPPNGLELEPSPKHDVAAGQLPCPSRVAHPAHGAGSSGSRPFSPSRGGPAIDFSGS